One Bombus pyrosoma isolate SC7728 linkage group LG11, ASM1482585v1, whole genome shotgun sequence DNA segment encodes these proteins:
- the LOC122573087 gene encoding NAD-dependent protein deacetylase sirtuin-7 — protein MEEAGNEKFLSRRRSAALKAFKVKDERVATFKKVAAILQKSERDRTAEETGILVSCSDVVKEVNLRQEKRHRVKARLEEVEDAPEILEEKCIRLAAAISRATSLAVYTGAGISTAASIPDYRGTNGVWTRLQQGKDIGNHDLSQAEPTLTHMALYALYKARVLKHVVSQNCDGLHLRSGIPRTLLSEVHGNMYVEVCRMCKPYREYWRLFDVTEKTARYSHGTGRLCHRCNSGLQDSIVHFGERGNLPWPINWNGATRAAKQADVILCLGSSLKVLKKYPWLWQMDRPIHKRPSLYIVNLQWTPKDENAVLKINGKCDEVMKRIMAHLGLEIPQYNRAKDPIFFHAVRLRNNEQHTTSQPCLEEPSNVVHKELNQINDNFHEDVSSETKEEECVSPKRVTESMSAYSAPFFTALPFLSMGLPFPPMYMCPQLTPLFYYPFMQVPNMTSDVPKPKPTCIFCMENEGSLTCLYYQRDADNSNLIGPESKQIKDTKTLVIHADPPIAAKNPGWFGKGYRKGMKKKR, from the exons ATGGAGGAGGCTGGTAATGAGAAGTTTCTGTCAAGGAGGCGTTCCGCAGCTCTTAAAGCTTTCAAAGTTAAAGACGAACGAGTAGCAACTTTTAAAAAG GTAGCTGCGATTTTGCAAAAATCTGAAAGAGACAGAACTGCAGAAGAAACAGGGATACTCGTATCTTGTAGTGATGTAGTAAAAGAGGTTAATTTAAG ACAAGAGAAAAGGCATAGAGTAAAAGCAAGACTTGAAGAGGTAGAAGATGCACcagaaattttagaagaaaagtGTATAAGGTTGGCTGCAGCTATCAGTAGAGCAACATCGCTTGCTGTTTATACTGGTGCTGGTATTAGTACAGCTGCTTCTATCCCTGATTATAGAGGAACAAATGGTGTTTGGACTCGTTTACAACAAGGAAAAGATATCGG aaatCATGATCTTAGCCAAGCAGAACCAACGTTGACACATATGGCTCTTTATGCCTTATATAAAGCAAGGGTTTTAAAACATGTAGTTTCTCAAAATTGTGATGGACTTCATTTGCGTAGTGGAATACCTCGTACACTTCTATCTGAAGTTCATGGCAATATGTATGTAGAAGTTTGTAGAATGTGTAAACCATATAGAGAATATTGGAGATTGTTCGATGTTACTGAAAAAACAGCTCGATATTCTCATGGTACTGGAAGATTATGCCATAGATGTAACTCTGGTTTGCAAGATTCCATTGTTCATTTTGGTGAAAGAGGCAATCTTCCTTGGCCAATTAATTGGAATGGTGCAACAAGAGCAGCAAAACAAGCAGATGTTATATTGTGTTTAGGTTCTAGCTTAAAAGTTCTGAAGAAATACCCATGGTTGTGGCAGATGGATAGGCCGATACACAAACGTCCGTCACTGTACATCGTAAATTTACAATGGACACCAAAGGACGAAAATGcagttttgaaaataaatggaaaatgcgACGAAGTTATGAAAAGAATTATGGCTCATCTTGGGTTGGAAATACCACAGTATAATCGTGCCAAGGATCCTATTTTTTTCCACGCTGTACGACTTAGAAATAATGAACAGCACACAACAAGTCAACCTTGCTTGGAAGAGCCATCCAATGTTGTTCATAAGGAACTAAATCAAATTAATGACAATTTTCACGAAGATGTTTCATCCGAAACCAAAGAGGAAGAATGTGTTTCACCCAAAAGAGTAACCGAATCAATGTCTGCTTATTCAGCACCATTTTTTACTGCATTACCATTTTTGTCCATGGGCTTACCATTTCCACCAATGTATATGTGCCCTCAACTAACACCACTTTTTTATTATCCATTCATGCAAGTACCGAATATGACCTCAGACGTGCCAAAACCTAAACCTACGTGTATTTTTTGCATGGAAAATGAAGGCTCTCTTACTTGCCTTTATTATCAACGAGACGCagataattctaatttaatagGACCCGAAAGTAAGCagataaaagatacaaaaacaTTGGTAATCCATGCAGATCCTCCAATAGCTGCTAAAAATCCTGGGTGGTTTGGTAAAGGATATCGCAAAGgcatgaaaaagaaacggtaG
- the LOC122573005 gene encoding methyltransferase-like protein 23 — MPGLEESISRDTSPPTHSLMSDGIVSEQVKKFLFTSRKTQDNIQCNESLEIYILELLQANYSFYTWPSAPVLAWFLWEHKEELIGKRVLELGSGTALPGILASKCGAIVTLSDSASFPRSLQHIRRSCELNGILSQVQIVGITWGLFLSSLFSIGPLDLILGSDCFYEPALFEDIVVTVAFLLERNPNAKFLCTYHERSADWSIEHLLNKWNLTCTHISLAGLGTDSDINIHELMQDHTIHLLSIQRAA, encoded by the exons ATGCCAGGTTTAGAAGAAAGTATTTCACGCGATACCAGTCCACCTACGCACAGCCTAATGTCCGATGGAATCGTCTCTGAGCAAgtgaaaaaatttttgtttacttcTCGTAAGACTCAGGACAACATACAGTGCAACGAGAGTTTAGAGATTTATATCCTCGAG TTACTTCAAGctaattatagtttttatacATGGCCTTCTGCACCTGTGTTAGCTTGGTTTCTTTGGGAACATAAAGAAGAACTTATTGGGAAGAGAGTTTTAGAACTTGGTTCAGGTACAGCTCTTCCTGGAATTTTAGCTAGTAAATGTGGTGCTATTGTAACTTTAAGCGATTCTGCTAGTTTTCCTAGAAGTCTACAGCATATAAGAAGAAGTTGCGAATTAAATGGTATTTTATCTCAAGTTCAAATTGTTGGCATTACGTGGGGTCTATTTTTATCCAGTTTATTTTCAATTGGGCCATTAGATTTAATTCTTGGTTCTGATTGTTTTTATGAACCAGCGTTATTCGAAGATATAGTTGTTACAGTAGCATTTTTATTAGAGAGAAATCCAAATGCAAAATTCTTGTGTACCTATCATGAAAGAAGTGCAGATTGGTCTATTGAAcatctattaaataaatggaatctTACCTGCACTCATATATCATTGGCTGGACTCGGAACAGATTCTGATATAAACATACATGAATTAATGCAAGATCATACAATTCACTTATTAAGTATACAGCGTGCAGCTTAA
- the LOC122573007 gene encoding SRA stem-loop-interacting RNA-binding protein, mitochondrial-like, with product MISRYLISIRNIPWTVSHSQLEGYFSAFGNVKTAKVIFDKYGLSTGYGFVEFYDKLVVTSVLSKDHILDDGKLSITEGLKYLHEDPVKQFVEKHILDADRQ from the coding sequence ATgatttcaagatatttaatttctatacgTAATATTCCATGGACTGTTTCTCATTCCCAGCTTGAAGGATACTTCTCAGCATTTGGTAATGTGAAAACTGCAAAAgttatatttgacaaatatgGTTTAAGCACAGGTTATGgatttgtagaattttatgataaacTAGTAGTAACCTCTGTACTTAGTAAAGATCATATTTTGGATGATGGAAAATTATCTATTACTGAAGGTCTTAAATATTTGCATGAAGACCCTGTTAAACAGTTTGTAGAGAAACACATATTAGATGCTGATAggcaatga
- the LOC122573006 gene encoding acyl-CoA-binding domain-containing protein 6 translates to MSLEKTFNKATVYLQSLASELNSTELLKFYALYKQATIGPCNISKPNWYQMQARQKWEAWKNLNDMSCDDAMNNYVLELSKLNPNWEQDVQSESNNWVAISRLINMEDEISDTDKTFLDWVKEGHYEKVQELLNKEPKHANLTDSEGLLPIHWAADRGHLRIIEQLIKKGASVNSQDEDGQTPLHYAASCGHLDVVNYLLSIGAESIKDNNGMTPKDIADEHLKHIL, encoded by the coding sequence ATGAGTCTTGAAAAAACATTCAATAAAGCAACGGTCTATTTACAGTCACTGGCATCGGAATTAAATTCCACAGAACTCTTAAAATTCTATGCTTTATATAAACAGGCTACAATTGGACcatgtaatatttcaaaaccCAATTGGTATCAAATGCAAGCAAGACAGAAATGGGAAGCATGGAAAAATCTTAATGATATGAGTTGTGATGATGCTATGAATAATTATGTACTTGAACTATCTAAACTTAATCCAAACTGGGAACAAGATGTGCAATCCGAATCTAATAACTGGGTTGCTATTAgtcgattaataaatatgGAAGATGAAATAAGTGATACGGATAAAACTTTTTTGGATTGGGTGAAAGAAGGACATTATGAAAAAGTACAAGAACTACTAAACAAAGAACCAAAACATGCAAATTTAACAGATTCAGAAGGTCTGTTACCTATACACTGGGCTGCAGATCGAGGTCATTTGAGAATTAtagaacaattaattaaaaaaggagCAAGTGTAAATTCACAAGATGAAGATGGGCAAACACCATTGCATTATGCAGCTTCATGTGGGCATCTTGATGTTGTAAACTATTTGCTGTCTATCGGAGCTGAAtctataaaagataataatggTATGACACCCAAAGACATTGCTGATGAacatttaaaacatatattgtga
- the LOC122572473 gene encoding rho GTPase-activating protein 44-like isoform X1, whose product MKKQFFRVKQLADQTFSRAGKTEVLTDDLQAADKHVDQIRMALIGLNKRLGNPPNQAMTQDVALKEKRLKKCPEYILGQTMLENAPEDGLMGFTLSECGRAQMYLANEAIEHEAKVEQYVAMPLQHILDTDVPNIIKHKRNLARLTLDMDSVRTRYQQASKHSASAGATKVDNLREELEEAETKVEQCRDQLAAEMFQLMSRETELAHTIIQYVKLQRAYHESALHCLEDLIPGLESYINDNEMKPVYGYPLEEHLRVTNRKIALPVQLCVSALLRLGMEEEGLFRIAGAASKSRRIKLSLDACCLTLPTALEYKDPHVIAGALKSYLRELPEPLLTYKLYPEWMAAAKITQNETRLRALWEVLHKLPAVNLENLRFLIKFLAVLTKNQDVNKMSPQNIAIVIAPNLIWSPQEDANTMVMNMSTANNSSLIVDQLITYADWFFPGEIDFDRDLEVGIINGSENQTTSMRRCISNSSLSDHGESPPQGSPKPAARRKNKPAPTPPSSTTPDKHDKKPDDKPPPTPDKPPRPLTSGTLNRIKKLETTNTESITKHDTSTDRQDGSTETETKQHNTEANALIDSSLVNCSERVDEVQEDLHNANTETEKISQETQKAEKKLNAPIALERNTMENISCNKSLVELENSENSAQKLKVIPTERPPPTTLERRRPVAAPRSITNIVHNAEETVELRKKTDNNPVCTSTLDRSSKPAIPERPAGLIRPSSLIKQQPRHSNENLDSEAGPLTLERAHVYSVDKQQVSIIQVRGNGNAFCASGNNNGNAASNLQRSPSVGSRPSSMSLYGERPEKPAKLNAPEQTKAHVRTRSEGNIIDVQTQTETVVVVKSPQQPVPASPRFHQRPPRPQPPPPPPPTARVKSEHESTNL is encoded by the exons ATGAAGAAACAATTCTTCAGAGTTAAACAGCTTGCTGATCAAACATTTTCTAG aGCTGGCAAAACAGAAGTGCTTACAGATGATTTACAAGCTGCAGATAAACATGTAGATCAAATCAGAATGGCTCTCATTGGATTAAACAAAAGACTTGGAAATCCACCAAATCAAGCTATGACACAAGATGTTGCACTGAAGGAAAAGCGATTG AAAAAGTGTCCAGAATATATATTAGGTCAAACAATGTTGGAGAATGCTCCTGAAGATGGTCTCATGGGTTTTACTTTGTCAGAGTGTGGACGTGCACAGATGTATTTAGCAAATGAGGCAATTGAACATGAAGCAAAAGTTGAACAATATGTTGCAATGCCTCTTCAACATATTTTAGATACGGATGTACCaaacataataaaacataaaagaaatttagcCCGATTAACTTTAGATATGGATAGTGTGAGGACAAGATATCAACAAGCCAGTAAACATAGTGCTa GTGCAGGTGCAACAAAGGTAGATAATTTAAGAGAAGAATTGGAAGAAGCAGAAACTAAAGTTGAGCAATGTAGGGATCAACTAGCTGCAGAAATGTTTCAACTTATGTCACGAGAAACTGAATTAGCACATACTATTATACAATACGTAAAACTTCAAAGAGCTTATCATGAAAGTGCGCTACATTGCCTTGAAGACCTTATTCCTGGATTAGAAAGCTATATTA ATGATAACGAAATGAAACCAGTTTATGGTTATCCTTTGGAAGAACATCTCAGAGTAACTAACAGAAAAATTGCATTACCCGTTCAATTGTGTGTATCTGCGTTGCTAAGATTAGGTATGGAAGAAGAGGGCCTTTTTAGAATAGCTGGCGCTGCGTCAAAATCACGGCGAATTAAATTGAGTTTAGATGCATGTTGCCTTACATTACCAACTGCTCTTGAGTATAAAGATCCACATGTCATTGCTGGTGCATTAAAATCTTATCTTCGAGAACTACCTGAACCTCTCCTAACTtacaa GTTGTATCCTGAATGGATGGCGGCTGCAAAAATAACTCAGAATGAAACAAGATTGAGGGCTCTATGGGAGGTATTACATAAGTTACCAGCtgtaaatttagaaaatctgCGGTTCCTAATCAAATTTCTAGCTGTTCTCACTAAAAACCAGGATGTGAACAAAATGTCGCCACAAAATATTGCGATTGTAATCGCGCCCAATTTAATATGGAGTCCACAAGAGGATGCAAATACAATGGT aatGAACATGAGTACAGCTAATAACTCTAGTCTTATAGTTGATCAGTTGATCACATATGCAGATTGGTTTTTTCCTGGTGAAATAGATTTTGATCGCGATTTAGAAGTTGGTATTATAAATGGTTCGGAAAATCAAACTACGAGTATGCGTCGTTGCATTTCTAACAGTAGTCTTAGTGATCATGGAGAAAGTCCTCCACAAGGCAGTCCTAAACCAGCAGCTCGTAGGAAAAACAAACCAGCTCCAACACCACCAAGTAGCACTACTCCGGATAAACATGATAAGAAACCTGATGATAAACCACCACCCACACCTGATAAACCACCTAGACCTTTGACATCAGGGACTCTTAATCGCATAAAAAAACTTGAAACAACAAATACCGAATCAATTACAAAACATGACACTAGTACAGATAGGCAGGATGGAAGCACAGAAACAGAAACTAAACAACACAATACTGAAGCAAATGCACTTATTGATTCCTCGTTAGTTAATTGTTCAGAACGCGTTGATGAGGTACAGGAAGATTTACATAATGCAAACACAGAAACTGAAAAGATTAGTCAAGAAACTCAAAAGgctgaaaagaaattaaatgcTCCTATTGCTCTTGAAAGGAACACTATGGAGAATATATCGTGCAATAAGTCTCTTGTGGAACttgaaaattcagaaaattctGCACAAAAATTAAAGGTAATACCAACCGAAAGACCGCCTCCCACTACATTAGAAAGACGTAGACCAGTAGCTGCCCCAAGAAGTATAACCAACATAGTACATAATGCGg AAGAAACGGTTGAATTACGTAAAAAGACGGACAATAATCCTGTATGTACAAGCACACTTGATAGAAGTAGTAAACCGGCGATTCCAGAACGACCAGCCGGATTAATACGACCTTCGAGCCTTATTAAACAACAACCACGGCACAGTAACGAAAACTTAGACAGCGAAGCAGGA CCTTTAACTTTGGAAAGAGCTCATGTATATTCAGTGGACAAACAACAGGTCAGTATAATACAAGTGCGTGGCAATGGCAATGCGTTCTGCGCCTCGGGCAACAACAATGGCAACGCGGCTTCGAACTTACAGAGGAGCCCCAGTGTAGGTAGTCGACCTTCGTCTATGTCCTTGTACGGCGAACGACCGGAAAAGCCAGCCAAATTGAACGCTCCGGAACAAACGAAAGCTCACGTGCGAACCAGATCAGAAGGGAATATTATCGATGTGCAAACTCAGACTGAGACGGTGGTAGTTGTTAAATCACCGCAACAACCTGTTCCGGCTTCTCCAAGATTTCATCAAAGACCTCCGCGACCACAAccgccaccaccacctccACCCACCGCGCGTGTTAAATCGGAACACGAAAGTACTAATCTCTAG
- the LOC122572473 gene encoding rho GTPase-activating protein 44-like isoform X2, with translation MKKQFFRVKQLADQTFSRAGKTEVLTDDLQAADKHVDQIRMALIGLNKRLGNPPNQAMTQDVALKEKRLKKCPEYILGQTMLENAPEDGLMGFTLSECGRAQMYLANEAIEHEAKVEQYVAMPLQHILDTDVPNIIKHKRNLARLTLDMDSVRTRYQQASKHSASAGATKVDNLREELEEAETKVEQCRDQLAAEMFQLMSRETELAHTIIQYVKLQRAYHESALHCLEDLIPGLESYINDNEMKPVYGYPLEEHLRVTNRKIALPVQLCVSALLRLGMEEEGLFRIAGAASKSRRIKLSLDACCLTLPTALEYKDPHVIAGALKSYLRELPEPLLTYKLYPEWMAAAKITQNETRLRALWEVLHKLPAVNLENLRFLIKFLAVLTKNQDVNKMSPQNIAIVIAPNLIWSPQEDANTMVMNMSTANNSSLIVDQLITYADWFFPGEIDFDRDLEVGIINGSENQTTSMRRCISNSSLSDHGESPPQGSPKPAARRKNKPAPTPPSSTTPDKHDKKPDDKPPPTPDKPPRPLTSGTLNRIKKLETTNTESITKHDTSTDRQDGSTETETKQHNTEANALIDSSLVNCSERVDEVQEDLHNANTETEKISQETQKAEKKLNAPIALERNTMENISCNKSLVELENSENSAQKLKVIPTERPPPTTLERRRPVAAPRSITNIVHNAEETVELRKKTDNNPVCTSTLDRSSKPAIPERPAGLIRPSSLIKQQPRHSNENLDSEAGPLTLERAHVYSVDKQQRSPSVGSRPSSMSLYGERPEKPAKLNAPEQTKAHVRTRSEGNIIDVQTQTETVVVVKSPQQPVPASPRFHQRPPRPQPPPPPPPTARVKSEHESTNL, from the exons ATGAAGAAACAATTCTTCAGAGTTAAACAGCTTGCTGATCAAACATTTTCTAG aGCTGGCAAAACAGAAGTGCTTACAGATGATTTACAAGCTGCAGATAAACATGTAGATCAAATCAGAATGGCTCTCATTGGATTAAACAAAAGACTTGGAAATCCACCAAATCAAGCTATGACACAAGATGTTGCACTGAAGGAAAAGCGATTG AAAAAGTGTCCAGAATATATATTAGGTCAAACAATGTTGGAGAATGCTCCTGAAGATGGTCTCATGGGTTTTACTTTGTCAGAGTGTGGACGTGCACAGATGTATTTAGCAAATGAGGCAATTGAACATGAAGCAAAAGTTGAACAATATGTTGCAATGCCTCTTCAACATATTTTAGATACGGATGTACCaaacataataaaacataaaagaaatttagcCCGATTAACTTTAGATATGGATAGTGTGAGGACAAGATATCAACAAGCCAGTAAACATAGTGCTa GTGCAGGTGCAACAAAGGTAGATAATTTAAGAGAAGAATTGGAAGAAGCAGAAACTAAAGTTGAGCAATGTAGGGATCAACTAGCTGCAGAAATGTTTCAACTTATGTCACGAGAAACTGAATTAGCACATACTATTATACAATACGTAAAACTTCAAAGAGCTTATCATGAAAGTGCGCTACATTGCCTTGAAGACCTTATTCCTGGATTAGAAAGCTATATTA ATGATAACGAAATGAAACCAGTTTATGGTTATCCTTTGGAAGAACATCTCAGAGTAACTAACAGAAAAATTGCATTACCCGTTCAATTGTGTGTATCTGCGTTGCTAAGATTAGGTATGGAAGAAGAGGGCCTTTTTAGAATAGCTGGCGCTGCGTCAAAATCACGGCGAATTAAATTGAGTTTAGATGCATGTTGCCTTACATTACCAACTGCTCTTGAGTATAAAGATCCACATGTCATTGCTGGTGCATTAAAATCTTATCTTCGAGAACTACCTGAACCTCTCCTAACTtacaa GTTGTATCCTGAATGGATGGCGGCTGCAAAAATAACTCAGAATGAAACAAGATTGAGGGCTCTATGGGAGGTATTACATAAGTTACCAGCtgtaaatttagaaaatctgCGGTTCCTAATCAAATTTCTAGCTGTTCTCACTAAAAACCAGGATGTGAACAAAATGTCGCCACAAAATATTGCGATTGTAATCGCGCCCAATTTAATATGGAGTCCACAAGAGGATGCAAATACAATGGT aatGAACATGAGTACAGCTAATAACTCTAGTCTTATAGTTGATCAGTTGATCACATATGCAGATTGGTTTTTTCCTGGTGAAATAGATTTTGATCGCGATTTAGAAGTTGGTATTATAAATGGTTCGGAAAATCAAACTACGAGTATGCGTCGTTGCATTTCTAACAGTAGTCTTAGTGATCATGGAGAAAGTCCTCCACAAGGCAGTCCTAAACCAGCAGCTCGTAGGAAAAACAAACCAGCTCCAACACCACCAAGTAGCACTACTCCGGATAAACATGATAAGAAACCTGATGATAAACCACCACCCACACCTGATAAACCACCTAGACCTTTGACATCAGGGACTCTTAATCGCATAAAAAAACTTGAAACAACAAATACCGAATCAATTACAAAACATGACACTAGTACAGATAGGCAGGATGGAAGCACAGAAACAGAAACTAAACAACACAATACTGAAGCAAATGCACTTATTGATTCCTCGTTAGTTAATTGTTCAGAACGCGTTGATGAGGTACAGGAAGATTTACATAATGCAAACACAGAAACTGAAAAGATTAGTCAAGAAACTCAAAAGgctgaaaagaaattaaatgcTCCTATTGCTCTTGAAAGGAACACTATGGAGAATATATCGTGCAATAAGTCTCTTGTGGAACttgaaaattcagaaaattctGCACAAAAATTAAAGGTAATACCAACCGAAAGACCGCCTCCCACTACATTAGAAAGACGTAGACCAGTAGCTGCCCCAAGAAGTATAACCAACATAGTACATAATGCGg AAGAAACGGTTGAATTACGTAAAAAGACGGACAATAATCCTGTATGTACAAGCACACTTGATAGAAGTAGTAAACCGGCGATTCCAGAACGACCAGCCGGATTAATACGACCTTCGAGCCTTATTAAACAACAACCACGGCACAGTAACGAAAACTTAGACAGCGAAGCAGGA CCTTTAACTTTGGAAAGAGCTCATGTATATTCAGTGGACAAACAACAG AGGAGCCCCAGTGTAGGTAGTCGACCTTCGTCTATGTCCTTGTACGGCGAACGACCGGAAAAGCCAGCCAAATTGAACGCTCCGGAACAAACGAAAGCTCACGTGCGAACCAGATCAGAAGGGAATATTATCGATGTGCAAACTCAGACTGAGACGGTGGTAGTTGTTAAATCACCGCAACAACCTGTTCCGGCTTCTCCAAGATTTCATCAAAGACCTCCGCGACCACAAccgccaccaccacctccACCCACCGCGCGTGTTAAATCGGAACACGAAAGTACTAATCTCTAG
- the LOC122572473 gene encoding rho GTPase-activating protein 44-like isoform X3, protein MKKQFFRVKQLADQTFSRAGKTEVLTDDLQAADKHVDQIRMALIGLNKRLGNPPNQAMTQDVALKEKRLKKCPEYILGQTMLENAPEDGLMGFTLSECGRAQMYLANEAIEHEAKVEQYVAMPLQHILDTDVPNIIKHKRNLARLTLDMDSVRTRYQQASKHSASAGATKVDNLREELEEAETKVEQCRDQLAAEMFQLMSRETELAHTIIQYVKLQRAYHESALHCLEDLIPGLESYINDNEMKPVYGYPLEEHLRVTNRKIALPVQLCVSALLRLGMEEEGLFRIAGAASKSRRIKLSLDACCLTLPTALEYKDPHVIAGALKSYLRELPEPLLTYKLYPEWMAAAKITQNETRLRALWEVLHKLPAVNLENLRFLIKFLAVLTKNQDVNKMSPQNIAIVIAPNLIWSPQEDANTMVMNMSTANNSSLIVDQLITYADWFFPGEIDFDRDLEVGIINGSENQTTSMRRCISNSSLSDHGESPPQGSPKPAARRKNKPAPTPPSSTTPDKHDKKPDDKPPPTPDKPPRPLTSGTLNRIKKLETTNTESITKHDTSTDRQDGSTETETKQHNTEANALIDSSLVNCSERVDEVQEDLHNANTETEKISQETQKAEKKLNAPIALERNTMENISCNKSLVELENSENSAQKLKVIPTERPPPTTLERRRPVAAPRSITNIVHNAEETVELRKKTDNNPVCTSTLDRSSKPAIPERPAGLIRPSSLIKQQPRHSNENLDSEAGLLPMDSTNITAWNCYCNFEIQ, encoded by the exons ATGAAGAAACAATTCTTCAGAGTTAAACAGCTTGCTGATCAAACATTTTCTAG aGCTGGCAAAACAGAAGTGCTTACAGATGATTTACAAGCTGCAGATAAACATGTAGATCAAATCAGAATGGCTCTCATTGGATTAAACAAAAGACTTGGAAATCCACCAAATCAAGCTATGACACAAGATGTTGCACTGAAGGAAAAGCGATTG AAAAAGTGTCCAGAATATATATTAGGTCAAACAATGTTGGAGAATGCTCCTGAAGATGGTCTCATGGGTTTTACTTTGTCAGAGTGTGGACGTGCACAGATGTATTTAGCAAATGAGGCAATTGAACATGAAGCAAAAGTTGAACAATATGTTGCAATGCCTCTTCAACATATTTTAGATACGGATGTACCaaacataataaaacataaaagaaatttagcCCGATTAACTTTAGATATGGATAGTGTGAGGACAAGATATCAACAAGCCAGTAAACATAGTGCTa GTGCAGGTGCAACAAAGGTAGATAATTTAAGAGAAGAATTGGAAGAAGCAGAAACTAAAGTTGAGCAATGTAGGGATCAACTAGCTGCAGAAATGTTTCAACTTATGTCACGAGAAACTGAATTAGCACATACTATTATACAATACGTAAAACTTCAAAGAGCTTATCATGAAAGTGCGCTACATTGCCTTGAAGACCTTATTCCTGGATTAGAAAGCTATATTA ATGATAACGAAATGAAACCAGTTTATGGTTATCCTTTGGAAGAACATCTCAGAGTAACTAACAGAAAAATTGCATTACCCGTTCAATTGTGTGTATCTGCGTTGCTAAGATTAGGTATGGAAGAAGAGGGCCTTTTTAGAATAGCTGGCGCTGCGTCAAAATCACGGCGAATTAAATTGAGTTTAGATGCATGTTGCCTTACATTACCAACTGCTCTTGAGTATAAAGATCCACATGTCATTGCTGGTGCATTAAAATCTTATCTTCGAGAACTACCTGAACCTCTCCTAACTtacaa GTTGTATCCTGAATGGATGGCGGCTGCAAAAATAACTCAGAATGAAACAAGATTGAGGGCTCTATGGGAGGTATTACATAAGTTACCAGCtgtaaatttagaaaatctgCGGTTCCTAATCAAATTTCTAGCTGTTCTCACTAAAAACCAGGATGTGAACAAAATGTCGCCACAAAATATTGCGATTGTAATCGCGCCCAATTTAATATGGAGTCCACAAGAGGATGCAAATACAATGGT aatGAACATGAGTACAGCTAATAACTCTAGTCTTATAGTTGATCAGTTGATCACATATGCAGATTGGTTTTTTCCTGGTGAAATAGATTTTGATCGCGATTTAGAAGTTGGTATTATAAATGGTTCGGAAAATCAAACTACGAGTATGCGTCGTTGCATTTCTAACAGTAGTCTTAGTGATCATGGAGAAAGTCCTCCACAAGGCAGTCCTAAACCAGCAGCTCGTAGGAAAAACAAACCAGCTCCAACACCACCAAGTAGCACTACTCCGGATAAACATGATAAGAAACCTGATGATAAACCACCACCCACACCTGATAAACCACCTAGACCTTTGACATCAGGGACTCTTAATCGCATAAAAAAACTTGAAACAACAAATACCGAATCAATTACAAAACATGACACTAGTACAGATAGGCAGGATGGAAGCACAGAAACAGAAACTAAACAACACAATACTGAAGCAAATGCACTTATTGATTCCTCGTTAGTTAATTGTTCAGAACGCGTTGATGAGGTACAGGAAGATTTACATAATGCAAACACAGAAACTGAAAAGATTAGTCAAGAAACTCAAAAGgctgaaaagaaattaaatgcTCCTATTGCTCTTGAAAGGAACACTATGGAGAATATATCGTGCAATAAGTCTCTTGTGGAACttgaaaattcagaaaattctGCACAAAAATTAAAGGTAATACCAACCGAAAGACCGCCTCCCACTACATTAGAAAGACGTAGACCAGTAGCTGCCCCAAGAAGTATAACCAACATAGTACATAATGCGg AAGAAACGGTTGAATTACGTAAAAAGACGGACAATAATCCTGTATGTACAAGCACACTTGATAGAAGTAGTAAACCGGCGATTCCAGAACGACCAGCCGGATTAATACGACCTTCGAGCCTTATTAAACAACAACCACGGCACAGTAACGAAAACTTAGACAGCGAAGCAGGA ttACTGCCAATGGACTCGACAAATATCACTGCCTGGAATTGCTATTGCAATTTCGAAATACAATAA